A window of the Cystobacter fuscus genome harbors these coding sequences:
- a CDS encoding ferritin-like domain-containing protein encodes MAAMDMNKMIKQLNDLIALDIDAVGAYEAAINRIDVESLRMNLREFQQDHERHIRDLSQVVRTLGGTPRQKPDAKGFILKGFTAVTSMMGTEAALQAMRGNENLTNRTYRNALNEEWGPEARAIIERNYMDEQRHLAFIEDVLRTRPWEQTPVQP; translated from the coding sequence ATGGCGGCGATGGACATGAACAAGATGATCAAGCAGCTCAATGACCTCATCGCGCTGGATATCGACGCGGTGGGAGCCTACGAGGCGGCCATCAACCGCATCGACGTGGAGTCCCTGCGGATGAACCTGCGGGAGTTCCAACAGGACCATGAGCGGCACATCCGGGACCTGTCGCAGGTGGTGAGGACGCTGGGCGGCACGCCGAGGCAGAAGCCGGACGCCAAGGGCTTCATCCTCAAGGGCTTCACGGCGGTGACGTCGATGATGGGCACCGAGGCGGCGCTGCAGGCGATGCGGGGCAACGAGAACCTCACCAACCGCACCTACCGCAACGCGCTGAACGAGGAATGGGGCCCCGAGGCCCGCGCCATCATCGAGCGCAACTACATGGACGAGCAGCGGCACCTGGCCTTCATCGAGGACGTGCTGCGCACCCGCCCCTGGGAACAGACTCCGGTGCAGCCGTAG
- a CDS encoding NAD-dependent epimerase/dehydratase family protein: MILVTGGSGFIGSHTVRALHEMGEKCILFQRRTGELPAQLADLPVAVAQGDVTDLASLLEVGTRHKITGIVHLAGSMPWPPTSEPPVDATRKALGGLLNIVQAAQKWGVKRVGVASTIGVYSGVASEGALREDMPLPMSAPHLIPTFKKIGELLNEHLSSATGIELINYRISGTWGPGGHDDPFFPAPALIHAAVRGTKPDLSRLVIPAYAGNALDLCYVKDTGRAIAILQLAERLNYRTYNVASGRATTNAEVVAAIKTVVPDAQLELPTGKPTPHNYLDISRLQQDTGYQPAYGTQRAAENYITWLRAGNAR, encoded by the coding sequence ATGATCTTGGTTACCGGAGGTTCAGGTTTCATCGGTTCGCACACCGTTCGTGCGCTGCACGAAATGGGCGAGAAGTGCATCCTCTTCCAGCGACGAACCGGGGAACTCCCGGCTCAACTCGCCGATCTGCCCGTGGCGGTGGCACAGGGGGACGTCACCGATCTGGCGTCGCTGCTCGAAGTCGGCACTCGCCACAAGATCACCGGCATCGTGCATCTCGCGGGCTCCATGCCCTGGCCTCCGACGTCCGAGCCGCCCGTCGACGCCACCCGTAAGGCGCTCGGCGGCCTCCTGAACATCGTGCAGGCCGCCCAGAAGTGGGGCGTCAAGCGCGTAGGCGTCGCGAGCACGATCGGCGTCTACTCCGGTGTCGCGAGCGAAGGCGCTCTCCGTGAAGACATGCCGCTACCGATGTCGGCTCCACACCTGATCCCAACGTTCAAGAAGATCGGCGAACTGCTCAACGAACACCTGTCTAGCGCCACCGGCATCGAGCTCATCAACTACCGGATATCTGGCACCTGGGGCCCAGGCGGTCACGACGATCCGTTCTTCCCTGCGCCCGCGCTCATCCACGCGGCGGTCCGTGGCACGAAGCCGGACCTGTCCCGACTCGTCATTCCCGCCTACGCAGGAAACGCGCTGGACCTCTGCTACGTCAAGGACACCGGCCGCGCCATCGCGATCCTTCAGCTCGCAGAGCGTCTGAACTACCGCACGTACAACGTCGCGTCCGGCCGTGCGACGACGAATGCCGAGGTCGTCGCCGCGATCAAGACTGTCGTTCCCGACGCCCAGCTCGAGCTCCCCACCGGCAAGCCGACCCCTCACAACTACCTCGACATCAGCCGCCTTCAGCAAGACACCGGCTACCAACCCGCCTATGGCACCCAGCGCGCGGCCGAGAACTACATCACGTGGCTGCGCGCGGGCAACGCGCGTTGA
- a CDS encoding (2Fe-2S)-binding protein, giving the protein MALHHFLLNGQTVSLEAPEDMPLLWVLRDVFGVTGPKYGCGVGVCGACTSHLNGHAFRPCIQPVGGVHGQRVTTIEGLGGGEALHPVQQAWIDEDAAQCGFCQPGQIMAAVALLQSHPQPTDADIDAAMSDNVCRCGTYVRIRSAIKRAALLLRASPRP; this is encoded by the coding sequence ATGGCCCTGCACCACTTCCTCCTCAATGGCCAGACGGTGTCCCTGGAAGCCCCGGAGGACATGCCCCTCTTGTGGGTGCTGCGCGACGTGTTCGGTGTCACCGGGCCCAAGTACGGCTGCGGCGTGGGCGTGTGTGGGGCCTGCACCAGCCACCTGAACGGGCACGCCTTCCGCCCCTGCATCCAGCCCGTGGGCGGCGTCCACGGCCAGCGGGTGACCACCATCGAAGGGCTCGGCGGCGGCGAGGCGCTGCACCCCGTGCAGCAGGCGTGGATCGATGAGGACGCCGCCCAGTGTGGCTTCTGTCAGCCGGGGCAGATCATGGCCGCGGTGGCGCTGCTCCAGAGCCACCCTCAGCCCACGGACGCGGACATCGACGCGGCCATGAGCGACAACGTGTGCCGGTGCGGCACCTATGTCCGCATCCGCTCGGCCATCAAACGCGCGGCCTTGCTGTTACGCGCCTCGCCTCGGCCCTGA
- a CDS encoding xanthine dehydrogenase family protein molybdopterin-binding subunit, which yields MADTPKPDTTFVEVHIDRRRLLTWMVAAPTLVIAARLGPEAAAAQTAADAATFDLFLALHPDGRIALTMPRTETGQGISTGMAMLVAEELDANLSSVDVRSADADPRWLVQLTGLSTTMRYLADPARAAAACARARLITAAAHRWHLPASSLTTAQGEVLAPDGRRAGYGTLAHEAAQVLIPEVSPRPKSPSAYTLVGQPTGRVDARALVTGAARFTLDLSHPEAVCTVVARPPTLRGTVRSYDASAALALPGVVGVVPLPHGVAVAADNFAQALAARDALKISWQPGPAAGLSDANIRATLEARLGPRPLPPLFTTRTLEARFDFPYLAHAPLETQDCVARVVGDSAEVWLGAQDPQFTQREVATALGWALTPGRVQVHPQRAGGAFGRRFFSEPAIEAALVSRALGRTVRLMWTRNDDMRQGRYRPASHHRLLAWVGPGGVVLGYNHQAVIPTLDLSHGFGDLATSLGSGLSPELASEAFFLLTQQVPYRLGLVSQQLLQVSLPIPTASFRSVYSSQVVVANEVFLDEVARELGVDAVQWRRSRLTSSRLLAVLDTVAREGQWGRALPPGVAQGVAVHEEWNSAVAHLVEVDTRGPTPRVTRVTVAADVGLPINPRSVEAQLQGATVDAFSTTLSAGLHLDAGAVREGSYADYKWLRMRDTPADIRVHLVRSDERVGGVGELGYPTAAAALSNALARATGVMPTRFPILDSGA from the coding sequence ATGGCCGACACTCCGAAGCCAGACACGACCTTTGTCGAGGTCCACATCGACCGGCGGCGGTTGCTCACCTGGATGGTGGCCGCGCCCACGCTGGTGATCGCGGCGCGGCTGGGGCCCGAGGCCGCCGCGGCCCAGACCGCCGCCGACGCCGCCACCTTCGATCTCTTCCTCGCCCTGCACCCGGATGGCCGCATCGCGCTCACGATGCCCCGCACCGAGACCGGCCAGGGCATCTCCACCGGCATGGCCATGCTCGTGGCCGAGGAGCTCGACGCGAACCTCTCCAGCGTGGACGTGCGCTCGGCGGACGCGGACCCCCGTTGGCTCGTGCAGCTCACTGGTCTGTCCACCACGATGCGCTACCTCGCCGACCCCGCGCGCGCCGCCGCCGCGTGCGCCCGCGCCCGGCTCATCACCGCCGCCGCCCACCGCTGGCACCTGCCCGCCTCCAGTCTCACCACCGCCCAGGGCGAGGTGCTCGCTCCCGATGGGCGCCGGGCGGGCTATGGGACGCTCGCCCACGAGGCCGCCCAGGTACTCATCCCCGAGGTCTCGCCCCGGCCCAAGTCCCCGAGCGCGTATACCCTCGTCGGCCAGCCCACGGGGCGGGTCGATGCGCGCGCGCTCGTCACCGGCGCCGCGCGCTTCACGCTCGACCTGTCCCACCCCGAGGCTGTCTGTACTGTGGTGGCCCGGCCGCCCACGCTCCGGGGGACGGTGCGGTCCTATGACGCCTCGGCCGCGCTCGCCCTGCCCGGCGTCGTGGGCGTGGTGCCCCTTCCCCATGGCGTGGCGGTCGCCGCGGACAACTTCGCCCAGGCCCTGGCGGCGCGCGACGCCCTGAAGATCTCCTGGCAACCGGGTCCCGCCGCGGGCCTGTCCGACGCGAACATCCGGGCCACGCTCGAGGCCCGACTTGGTCCCCGGCCCCTGCCGCCCCTGTTCACCACGCGCACGCTCGAAGCCCGCTTCGACTTCCCCTACCTCGCGCACGCGCCCCTGGAGACCCAGGACTGCGTCGCCCGCGTCGTGGGCGACAGCGCCGAGGTATGGCTCGGCGCGCAGGATCCCCAGTTCACCCAGCGCGAGGTCGCCACGGCGCTCGGCTGGGCCCTGACGCCCGGGCGCGTCCAGGTCCACCCCCAGCGCGCGGGCGGCGCCTTCGGCCGGCGGTTCTTCTCCGAGCCCGCCATCGAGGCCGCGCTCGTGTCGCGGGCGCTCGGCCGGACGGTGCGGCTGATGTGGACGCGCAACGACGACATGCGCCAGGGCCGCTACCGCCCCGCCAGCCATCACCGGCTCCTCGCCTGGGTGGGCCCCGGTGGCGTCGTGCTCGGCTACAACCACCAGGCCGTCATCCCCACCCTGGATCTCTCGCATGGCTTCGGGGACCTGGCCACGTCCCTGGGCAGCGGGCTGTCTCCCGAGCTCGCCAGCGAGGCCTTCTTCCTGCTCACCCAGCAGGTGCCCTACCGCCTGGGCCTGGTGAGCCAGCAGCTGCTCCAGGTCTCGCTGCCCATCCCCACGGCCTCGTTCCGCTCCGTCTACAGCAGCCAGGTCGTGGTGGCCAACGAGGTCTTCCTGGACGAGGTGGCGCGCGAGCTCGGTGTGGACGCCGTGCAGTGGCGGCGCTCGCGGCTCACCTCGAGCCGGCTCCTGGCGGTGCTGGACACGGTGGCGCGCGAGGGCCAGTGGGGCCGTGCGCTGCCCCCCGGGGTGGCGCAGGGCGTGGCCGTGCACGAGGAGTGGAACAGCGCCGTGGCCCACCTCGTCGAGGTGGACACCCGTGGGCCCACGCCCCGCGTGACGCGCGTCACCGTGGCCGCCGATGTCGGCCTGCCCATCAATCCCCGGAGCGTCGAGGCCCAATTGCAGGGCGCCACCGTGGACGCCTTCTCCACGACGCTGAGCGCGGGGCTGCACCTGGACGCGGGCGCGGTGCGCGAGGGCAGCTATGCCGACTACAAGTGGCTGCGCATGAGGGACACGCCCGCGGACATCCGCGTCCACCTCGTGCGCTCGGATGAGCGCGTGGGCGGAGTGGGCGAGCTGGGCTACCCCACCGCCGCCGCCGCCCTGTCCAACGCCCTCGCTCGGGCCACGGGCGTCATGCCCACCCGCTTTCCCATTCTCGATTCCGGAGCCTGA